One part of the Streptobacillus canis genome encodes these proteins:
- a CDS encoding peptidase U32 family protein: MIKKAELLAPAGNMEKLKAAFHFGADAVYIGGRGFNLRGMSANFTDKQLTEAVKYAHSLGKKVYVTLNIFAHNQEVNYIPKFIKFLEKANVDAVIVGDLGIIQQVREHAPNLEIHVSTQANATNWMTVKAYRDMGASRVILAREMSLHEIKQIKEKVPDIELEVFIHGAMCMAVSGRCLLSNYFTSRDANRGICAQDCRWNYKVVAEGHEETGAHDIVEDEGGTFIFNAKDLCTIEFIDKILEAGVDSLKIEGRMKSIYYNSTVTKQYREAIDAYYTGNYVYDPKWLYELQTISHRLYSSGFFFGSTSEFDQNYNTSSSYSQTYQLVANVLEKVDTDKYKVQIRNRIIAPEVELELVRPHQDPIKFRVNNFYNTKTEEYEEIVHPNTIAIIETEIEMGELDLIRVKLPEGVSDSDMDISETDQSNTGFTPKQCSCGKNK, encoded by the coding sequence ATGATAAAAAAAGCAGAGCTACTTGCCCCTGCTGGTAACATGGAAAAATTAAAAGCTGCATTCCATTTTGGAGCTGATGCAGTATATATAGGTGGTAGAGGATTTAATCTAAGAGGAATGAGTGCAAACTTTACGGATAAGCAGTTAACTGAAGCTGTAAAATATGCTCATTCACTTGGAAAGAAGGTATATGTAACTTTAAATATTTTTGCACATAATCAAGAAGTAAACTATATACCAAAATTTATTAAATTTTTAGAAAAGGCAAATGTTGATGCTGTTATAGTTGGAGATTTAGGAATAATACAACAAGTTAGAGAACATGCACCAAACCTTGAAATACATGTAAGTACACAAGCTAATGCAACAAACTGGATGACAGTAAAAGCTTATAGAGATATGGGCGCTTCAAGAGTTATTTTAGCAAGAGAAATGTCTTTACATGAAATAAAACAAATAAAAGAGAAAGTACCTGATATAGAACTTGAAGTATTTATACATGGTGCTATGTGTATGGCTGTATCTGGTCGTTGCTTATTAAGTAATTACTTCACATCAAGAGATGCAAACAGAGGAATTTGTGCTCAAGATTGTAGATGGAATTACAAAGTTGTAGCAGAAGGACACGAAGAAACTGGAGCACATGATATAGTTGAAGATGAAGGTGGAACATTTATCTTTAATGCAAAAGATTTATGTACAATTGAATTTATAGATAAAATATTAGAAGCTGGGGTAGATTCATTAAAAATAGAAGGAAGAATGAAATCTATATATTATAATTCAACAGTTACTAAACAATATAGAGAAGCAATTGATGCATATTATACTGGAAATTATGTATATGACCCTAAATGGTTATATGAATTACAAACAATAAGCCATAGATTATATTCATCAGGATTCTTCTTTGGTTCAACAAGTGAATTTGATCAAAATTATAATACAAGCTCATCATATTCACAAACATATCAATTAGTTGCTAATGTATTAGAAAAAGTTGATACGGATAAATATAAGGTACAAATTAGAAATAGAATTATTGCACCAGAAGTTGAACTTGAATTAGTAAGACCTCATCAAGATCCAATTAAATTTAGGGTAAATAACTTCTATAATACAAAAACAGAGGAGTATGAAGAAATTGTACATCCGAATACAATCGCAATAATAGAAACAGAAATTGAAATGGGAGAATTAGATTTAATTAGAGTAAAACTTCCTGAAGGTGTTTCAGATTCTGATATGGATATTTCTGAAACAGATCAATCAAATACAGGTTTTACTCCTAAACAATGCTCTTGTGGAAAAAATAAATAA
- a CDS encoding sensor histidine kinase has protein sequence MYSNNEFKKLYGIKNRITITFSFVFIFITIFSTVILFFILNGQNTNVLISQYSNKVNEINAYFSRIEDYTNKYNEKKLKLKFEPEINGQSIVYTKPFNPGEEDFRYVLHIVAKNNLDVVALNTSGFTITNENLNKTFNNINSNILIPKTIVLNNGSNESSTFSVVKLTKDIKGAIFDVYILKNIDQHVKTINTLKILFLFSAFLGLILIFLTSREISNRILKPIKNIIKTSKEISSGDLSRRIPNFEVKDELFDLTNIINEMLDKINLTFDKQSRFISDVSHELRTPISIIKGYAELINRRYIKSLTDEEKELPKNELLIESTDSIVKESENMTKLITSLLFLSRGDENNIKMLNKVNVNSSKILNQIETDYKLVSLNKKVLIEEDETFEFISDENLLLQSLRIIIENGLKYSPEKSNVYISSKYDKVTNTGKFIVRDEGYGIEKEEVDKIFDRFYRVDESRNKETGGYGLGLSIFKRILEIQNQKFEIESEINIGTKITIIINNINN, from the coding sequence TTGTATTCAAATAATGAGTTTAAAAAACTATATGGTATAAAGAATAGAATTACAATAACATTTAGTTTTGTTTTTATATTTATAACTATATTTTCAACTGTAATTTTATTTTTTATTTTAAATGGACAAAATACTAATGTTCTAATTTCACAATACTCAAATAAGGTTAATGAAATTAATGCTTATTTTTCACGTATTGAGGATTATACTAATAAATATAACGAAAAAAAATTAAAACTTAAATTTGAACCTGAAATAAATGGTCAAAGTATAGTTTATACAAAACCTTTCAATCCAGGGGAAGAAGATTTTAGATATGTTTTACATATAGTTGCAAAAAATAATCTTGATGTAGTTGCTTTAAACACGTCAGGATTTACAATTACAAATGAAAATTTGAATAAAACATTTAATAATATTAACTCTAATATACTTATTCCAAAAACAATAGTTTTAAATAATGGTTCCAATGAATCTTCAACTTTTTCTGTAGTTAAATTAACAAAAGATATTAAAGGTGCTATATTTGATGTATATATTTTAAAAAATATAGATCAACACGTTAAAACTATAAATACACTTAAAATACTATTTTTATTTAGTGCATTTTTAGGTTTAATATTAATATTTTTAACTTCTAGAGAAATAAGTAATAGAATTCTAAAACCAATAAAAAATATAATAAAAACTTCTAAGGAAATTTCAAGTGGAGATTTATCACGTAGAATTCCAAATTTTGAAGTAAAAGATGAATTATTTGATTTAACAAATATAATAAACGAGATGTTAGATAAAATTAATCTAACTTTTGATAAACAATCTAGATTTATTTCTGATGTATCTCATGAATTAAGAACACCTATCTCAATAATTAAGGGATATGCTGAACTAATTAATAGAAGATACATAAAGTCATTAACTGATGAGGAAAAAGAATTACCTAAAAATGAATTATTAATAGAATCTACAGATTCAATAGTAAAAGAAAGTGAAAATATGACAAAATTAATTACATCTTTATTATTCTTATCACGTGGAGATGAAAATAATATAAAGATGTTAAATAAAGTAAACGTAAATTCATCTAAAATATTAAATCAAATTGAAACAGATTATAAACTAGTTAGTCTAAATAAAAAAGTTTTAATCGAAGAAGATGAAACATTTGAATTTATCAGTGATGAAAACTTACTTTTACAATCTCTTAGAATAATTATTGAAAATGGACTTAAATATTCTCCAGAAAAATCTAATGTCTATATTTCTAGTAAATATGATAAAGTTACTAATACTGGTAAATTTATTGTAAGAGATGAAGGATATGGAATAGAAAAAGAAGAAGTAGATAAAATTTTTGATAGATTTTATAGAGTAGATGAATCACGTAATAAAGAAACTGGTGGTTATGGTCTTGGATTATCAATATTTAAGAGAATATTAGAAATACAAAATCAGAAATTTGAAATTGAATCAGAAATAAACATTGGTACAAAGATTACAATTATAATTAATAATATAAATAATTAG
- a CDS encoding response regulator transcription factor, protein MKEKILIIEDDVKIARIIEVELKFEGFDVQIQNDGKEGLLAAKYNHFDLILLDVMLPKMNGFEICKRIREDSDVPIIFLTAKDQITDKVISFDYGADDYITKPFSNEELIARIKALLRRSKKKNEKKEDFVFEDLRISYTAHEVYRGGELIQLSKKEFDLLDYLVLNKGIVLGRDNILEEVWGFDQIGNNNILDLYIKYLRDKIDKPYPRKFIQTKRGIGFVFK, encoded by the coding sequence ATGAAAGAAAAGATTTTAATCATAGAAGATGATGTTAAGATTGCAAGAATTATCGAAGTAGAATTAAAATTTGAAGGATTTGATGTGCAAATCCAAAATGATGGAAAAGAAGGATTATTAGCTGCAAAATACAATCATTTTGATTTAATATTACTAGATGTAATGTTACCTAAAATGAATGGTTTTGAAATTTGTAAGAGAATTAGAGAAGACTCAGATGTACCAATAATTTTCTTAACAGCTAAAGATCAAATAACTGACAAAGTAATTTCTTTTGATTATGGAGCTGATGATTATATAACAAAACCATTTTCAAATGAAGAACTAATTGCTAGAATAAAAGCATTATTAAGACGTTCTAAAAAGAAAAACGAGAAGAAAGAAGACTTTGTATTTGAAGATTTAAGAATTTCTTATACCGCACACGAAGTTTACAGAGGTGGAGAATTAATACAACTTTCTAAAAAAGAATTTGATTTATTAGACTACTTAGTCTTAAATAAAGGTATTGTTTTAGGAAGAGATAACATTCTTGAAGAAGTTTGGGGATTTGATCAAATTGGAAATAATAATATTTTAGATTTATATATTAAATATTTAAGAGATAAAATTGATAAACCTTATCCAAGAAAATTTATTCAAACTAAAAGAGGGATAGGATTTGTATTCAAATAA